One part of the Terriglobales bacterium genome encodes these proteins:
- a CDS encoding YciI family protein, protein MQFALLIYESTEAFASRKKDEIEGYIGAWRAYHKALVDAGIFVGGDPLEVPETGTTVRIKEGKRRVQDGPYADTKEQLGGFTILELPSLDAA, encoded by the coding sequence ATGCAATTTGCCTTGTTAATTTACGAATCAACCGAAGCTTTCGCGTCACGGAAAAAAGACGAGATCGAGGGGTATATCGGCGCTTGGCGGGCATACCACAAGGCTCTGGTCGACGCCGGCATCTTCGTGGGCGGAGATCCGCTTGAAGTTCCGGAGACAGGAACTACGGTACGAATCAAGGAAGGGAAGCGGCGCGTGCAGGACGGCCCCTACGCTGACACCAAGGAGCAGCTGGGGGGATTCACGATTCTGGAACTCCCATCTCTTGACGCAGCG
- a CDS encoding class I SAM-dependent methyltransferase, whose protein sequence is MDTAETYDELADQYHLIFENWELSVERQAAVLSSILERNCGLSTTACILDCACGIGTQALGLARLGFQVTGCDLSPRAVERARQEASQQNLNIQFSVANMLDLKFLGDSHFDAVICMDNALPHLESAEQLLQAAEQMRSRLRPGGYLLASIRDYDRLIEKRPVVEGPSFYVDQGRRRIVFQIWEWVDSRRYIFHLYITRQLEKQWHTFHTAGFYHAVRRNELEAILSRTGFKTPRWLAPSESGFYQPIIVAKSG, encoded by the coding sequence ATGGACACGGCGGAAACCTACGACGAGCTAGCGGATCAATACCATCTGATATTTGAGAACTGGGAGCTTTCGGTGGAACGCCAAGCCGCTGTCCTGAGCTCCATTCTCGAGCGGAACTGCGGTCTGTCAACCACGGCTTGCATTCTTGATTGTGCTTGTGGCATTGGGACGCAAGCGCTCGGCTTAGCAAGGCTGGGGTTCCAAGTTACTGGTTGCGATTTAAGCCCCCGTGCGGTTGAGCGTGCGCGGCAGGAGGCTTCTCAGCAGAACCTGAATATTCAGTTCTCGGTCGCGAATATGCTGGATCTGAAGTTTCTAGGAGACTCACACTTCGATGCGGTGATCTGTATGGACAATGCACTCCCGCACCTTGAGAGCGCAGAGCAGCTTCTGCAAGCAGCAGAACAAATGCGTTCAAGGCTGCGTCCCGGAGGTTACCTGCTGGCGAGCATCAGAGATTATGACCGTCTGATTGAGAAAAGACCGGTTGTGGAGGGACCATCGTTTTACGTAGATCAGGGGCGGCGGCGCATTGTTTTCCAGATTTGGGAATGGGTCGATTCTCGGCGATACATTTTTCACCTTTACATCACTCGTCAGCTCGAGAAGCAATGGCACACTTTTCACACAGCGGGCTTCTATCATGCCGTCCGACGCAATGAACTTGAGGCGATACTAAGCCGAACAGGCTTTAAGACTCCGCGCTGGCTCGCTCCATCTGAAAGTGGCTTTTATCAGCCCATCATTGTTGCGAAATCAGGTTGA
- a CDS encoding histidine kinase encodes MRLDGLPLAYRSPYLFRLPTFGEMRARLEERLAERTRIAQDLHDTVLQGIFSAAMQLHVAVDELPANSPAKLRLSRVLELMRHLMEEGRNVVRGLRFSNSDSDDLGQAFFRIPQDLGIEVQIDFRVIVLGSTRKLHPLIRDEVYRIGRELLVNAFRHSRASWIELELEYAPKRFRMVVRDDGCGIDPQVLHEGREGHWGLLGMREQAKRIGARLRVWSRAAAGTEVELSVPNSIAFNPE; translated from the coding sequence ATGCGGCTCGATGGATTGCCTCTTGCGTATAGAAGCCCCTATCTCTTTCGTTTGCCAACGTTCGGGGAGATGCGTGCCCGTCTCGAGGAACGCCTGGCAGAGCGTACGCGAATTGCCCAAGACCTACACGATACAGTGCTGCAAGGCATTTTCAGCGCAGCTATGCAGCTACATGTTGCAGTGGACGAGCTACCGGCGAATTCGCCCGCTAAGCTGCGATTAAGCCGTGTTCTCGAATTGATGAGACACCTCATGGAAGAGGGCCGCAACGTGGTTCGAGGACTCCGCTTTTCCAATTCAGACTCCGACGATCTAGGGCAGGCATTTTTCCGAATCCCACAAGATTTGGGCATCGAAGTGCAAATTGATTTTCGCGTCATCGTGTTAGGTTCGACCAGAAAACTACACCCGCTCATTCGCGACGAGGTCTATCGCATCGGCCGGGAACTATTGGTGAATGCATTCCGCCACTCCCGAGCCAGCTGGATCGAGCTCGAGCTTGAGTATGCCCCCAAGCGTTTCAGGATGGTCGTCCGCGACGACGGTTGCGGGATCGATCCTCAAGTGCTGCATGAGGGACGCGAGGGCCATTGGGGGCTCCTGGGTATGCGCGAACAGGCGAAAAGAATTGGCGCCAGACTCAGAGTTTGGAGCCGCGCCGCGGCCGGAACAGAAGTCGAGCTGTCCGTCCCTAATTCCATCGCCTTCAATCCCGAATAG